CGAGAAGCTGCGAGCGCAGTACAACCTCGACAAGCCCTTCATCGTGCAGTACCTGCTCTATCTCAAGGGCATTCTTGTCGGTGACTTCGGCGTGAGCTTCTCTGGCCAGCCTGTCAGCACGATCCTCGCCCGCACCTTCCCGGTGACCGCAACGCTCGCGATTATGGCAATCGCCATCGAGTTCGTCCTTGCAGTCGTCATCGGCCTCTTCTCGGGCCTGCGCAAGGGCAAGCTGTTTGACAACGTCAACCTGCTTATCGGCCTGCTCCTCATGAGCGTGCCGATCTTCGTCATCGCCTTTATCGCGCAGTACTTCTTCGCGATCGAGCTCGGCTGGTTCCGCGCCACGGCTGGTCCCGGCGCGCCAATCAAGGATCTCCTGCTTCCCGCAATCGTGCTCGGAATTTCGCTCTACGCGACCTCGATGCGTCTGACGCGATCCTCAGTGATCGACACGCTGAACCAGGACTTCGTTCGTACCGCGTACTCGAAGGGGCTGTCGCGCGGCCGTGTCGTTCCGGTGCACGTGCTCCGCAACTCGCTCATTCCGACAGTCACGAACAGCGCCGCAAACTTTGGTGTGCTGCTCGTCGGTGCGACAGTCACCGAGGGCATCTTCAACGTGCCAGGCGTTGGTAACACCCTGTACCAGGCGATCCTCCGCGGTGAGAACGCTACCGTCGTGTCGTTCGTCACGATCATGGTGCTGTTCTACCTTGCCGTGAACCTCATCGTAGACCTGCTCTACGCCGCGCTCGACCCGAGGATCCGTTATGCCTGAGTCACTACAAAATTCCTCACAGAAGCGTCCCGCCATCGAGCACTTCGTCGCACCGTTCGACGAGAACTCAGTGGCCGCAGTTGACGCCGTTAAGGTCAGTGAGACGAAGTCGAACCTCTGGAGCGATGCCTGGAAAGACATGCGGCGTCGGCCCATGTTCTGGAT
Above is a window of Leucobacter aridicollis DNA encoding:
- a CDS encoding ABC transporter permease encodes the protein MLRYIVFRILQVVPVLLGTTFLIYFMVFAMPGDPIIAMFGDKTPNPIVLEKLRAQYNLDKPFIVQYLLYLKGILVGDFGVSFSGQPVSTILARTFPVTATLAIMAIAIEFVLAVVIGLFSGLRKGKLFDNVNLLIGLLLMSVPIFVIAFIAQYFFAIELGWFRATAGPGAPIKDLLLPAIVLGISLYATSMRLTRSSVIDTLNQDFVRTAYSKGLSRGRVVPVHVLRNSLIPTVTNSAANFGVLLVGATVTEGIFNVPGVGNTLYQAILRGENATVVSFVTIMVLFYLAVNLIVDLLYAALDPRIRYA